In a single window of the Scyliorhinus canicula chromosome 1, sScyCan1.1, whole genome shotgun sequence genome:
- the LOC119975993 gene encoding cold-inducible RNA-binding protein B-like, which translates to MTEEAKLFVGGLNFDTDEQALEDVFSKYGQIAEVRVIKDKDTMTSRGFGFITFENPEDANDAMEAMNGKSLDGRQIRVGHAEKKSGGGGGGYGGSRGGSGYGRGRGGGGYGPRQYESRGDSYYRGDGYSRGRGGGGYGGRNSYNQ; encoded by the coding sequence ATGACTGAAGAAGCAAAGTTGTTCGTCGGCGGCCTCAACTTCGACACCGACGAGCAGGCCCTGGAGGATGTTTTCTCCAAGTACGGGCAGAtcgctgaggtgagagtgattaaaGACAAAGACACCATGACGTCCCGCGGTTTCGGCTTCATCACTTTTGAGAACCCCGAGGACGCCAACGACGCGATGGAGGCGATGAACGGAAAATCGCTGGACGGGCGGCAGATCCGGGTGGGCCACGCCGAGAAAAAGTCGGGCGGCGGTGGCGGCGGCTACGGAGGAAGCCGGGGCGGCAGCGGCTACGGACGCGGACGAGGAGGAGGCGGCTACGGCCCTCGGCAGTACGAAAGTCGGGGCGACAGCTACTACCGGGGAGACGGCTACTCCCGGGGCCGGGGAGGCGGCGGCTATGGAGGACGCAACTCCTACAACCAGTGA